Proteins encoded together in one Camelina sativa cultivar DH55 chromosome 9, Cs, whole genome shotgun sequence window:
- the LOC104710702 gene encoding AAA-ATPase At3g28600 produces MMMMGNTFGSGLASLFFLWATIQQIFPNHLNIAIKEFLISTIQQLSFFQKFSDRFINFFSPYVEINFSQYEDYQFNHAFSAIETYLGAKATDKAKHLRASQVRESKGLVLKRDETKVRDEYEGVNVWWEIETDPNGYRTFKLTFHRRSRDIVTDSYIQYVVEEGKSIEAKNKKMKLFTNNPSSQWESSKASLWRYIDFEHPANFETLAMDPKKKEEILSDLVAFSNGKEYYKKIGKAWKRGYLLYGPPGTGKSTMIAAMANLLNYSIYDLELTAIQNNSELRKLLTATSSKSIIVIEDIDCSLDLTGKRKKNESYSTSLRKDGEKGNAEDKSFVTLSGLLNFIDGVWSACGQERIIVFTTNHLEKLDPALIRRGRMDMHIELSYCTFEAFKILAKNYLDLDSHPLFKKIESLMKETKIAPADVAENLMKKNREIDADGSLKDLIQALEKRKKVQRDQVDEHKDKKSNNIRKAFRLLF; encoded by the coding sequence atgatgatgatgggaaaTACATTTGGTTCAGGCTTGGCGAGTTTATTCTTCTTGTGGGCAACAATTCAACAAATCTTCCCTAACCACCTCAATATCGCTATCAAAGAGTTTCTTATTTCCACAATCCAACAACTCTCATTTTTCCAGAAATTTTCCGACAGAttcatcaacttcttctctcCGTATGTCGAAATCAATTTCTCTCAGTACGAagattatcaattcaatcacgCTTTCTCAGCTATCGAGACATACCTTGGGGCAAAAGCAACTGATAAAGCAAAGCACCTAAGAGCAAGCCAGGTTAGAGAGAGTAAAGGATTGGTTTTGAAACGAGACGAGACTAAAGTCCGAGATGAGTATGAAGGAGTTAATGTCTGGTGGGAGATTGAAACCGATCCCAACGGATATAGAACGTTCAAACTCACTTTCCATAGACGGTCAAGAGATATTGTAACCGATTCTTACATACAATATGTTGTTGAAGAAGGTAAATCGATTGAagccaagaacaagaagatgaagttatTCACAAATAATCCGAGTTCTCAGTGGGAATCAAGCAAGGCTAGTCTTTGGAGATATATTGACTTCGAGCATCCTGCCAACTTTGAGACGTTAGCTATGGatccaaagaaaaaagaggagATCTTGAGTGATCTTGTTGCGTTTAGCAATGGAAAAGAGTATTACAAGAAGATTGGGAAAGCTTGGAAGAGGGGTTACTTGCTGTATGGGCCACCGGGGACCGGTAAATCGACAATGATTGCTGCAATGGCGAACCTTTTGAACTACAGTATCTACGATCTTGAACTCACAGCTATACAGAACAACTCGGAGTTGAGAAAACTACTCACTGCTACTTCTAGTAAGTCGATTATTGTGATTGAAGACATTGATTGTTCTTTGGATCTCACGggtaaaagaaagaagaacgaGAGCTACTCGACAAGCCTGagaaaagatggagaaaaaGGCAATGCAGAAGACAAGAGTTTCGTGACGCTTTCGGGGCTTTTAAATTTCATTGATGGGGTCTGGTCTGCTTGTGGACAAGAGAGGATTATTGTCTTCACGACGAATCACTTGGAGAAACTTGACCCGGCTTTAATCAGGAGAGGGAGAATGGATATGCATATTGAGCTGTCTTACTGTACATTCGAGGCGTTCAAGATTCTAGCCAAGAACTATCTGGATCTTGATTCTCATCCTCTGTTCAAAAAGATCGAGTCTTTGATGAAGGAAACGAAGATCGCACCAGCTGATGTTGCTGAgaacttgatgaagaagaatcgTGAAATAGATGCTGATGGATCTCTTAAAGATCTGATTCAAGCTctagagaagaggaagaaggttCAGAGAGATCAAGTAGATGAACACAAGGACAAAAAGAGTAACAATATACGTAAAGCATTTCGCTTGTTATTTTAA
- the LOC104715103 gene encoding uncharacterized protein LOC104715103, producing the protein MSTSPQTTSTHVVVIAPPSTYQLSSSDNPGALISSVILQEDNYAEWATELQNSLQAKHKLGFIDGSTPKPTSDPDLSMWRASNSMIVGWIRTSINPKLCSTVSFIAEASTLWESLRSRFSVGNGVCKQVLKDEIAECKQNRQTVLEYYGCLSKLWEELQHYKMGRECTCAAAPDIAKELEDDRVHQFLFGLDLSQFSNNRSTITGEDPKPPLTQVYSHVIREEHNLNVARSKETTKTEAIGFTVKTEVPPQAAAVSTPRFRDRSTLSCTHCRRQGHDVSECFQLHGYLEWFFEQKGGPRSDNSQPNRSVQRGGRPTRGSSRGRGHVNTARVVPSSDSGNNQITQLINLLEAQRSNTSSEKLSGKTHLTDVVLDTGASHHMTGDLSILVDVVDIIPSPVTKPDGQPSRATKCGSLPLSSAYLLTDVLFVPDFNCSLISVSKLLKQTGSIGIFTDTLCFLQDHFSRTLTGAGEEREGVYYFTGVLASRSPKIVGASSFIECFVASKAWSSFSWCFSFFI; encoded by the coding sequence ATGTCTACTTCTCCTCAAACCACTTCCACACATGTGGTTGTCATAGCACCACCTTCTACGTACCAGCTCAGTTCTTCTGACAATCCAGGAGCTTTGATATCCTCTGTTATTTTGCAAGAGGATAATTATGCTGAGTGGGCTACGGAATTGCAGAACTCTCTTCAAGCAAAGCATAAGCTTGGTTTTATTGATGGATCTACTCCAAAACCGACTTCTGACCCTGATCTCAGCATGTGGCGTGCTTCTAATTCCATGATAGTGGGTTGGATCAGGACCTCTATTAATCCTAAACTTTGTTCCACCGTTTCTTTCATTGCCGAGGCTTCCACTTTGTGGGAGAGTCTTCGGTCTCGTTTCTCGGTTGGTAATGGAGTTTGCAAGCAAGTTCTCAAAGATGAGATTGCAGAGTGCAAACAAAACAGACAAACAGTCTTGGAATATTATGGCTGCTTGTCCAAACTATGGGAGGAGCTGCAGCATTATAAGATGGGTCGTGAGTGTACCTGTGCCGCTGCTCCTGATATTGCCAAAGAACTTGAGGATGACCGTGTTCACCAATTTCTCTTCGGACTTGATCTTTCCCAGTTCAGCAACAACCGTTCGACAATCACCGGTGAAGATCCTAAGCCTCCACTCACTCAAGTTTATTCTCATGTCATCCGTGAGGAACATAATCTCAACGTGGCACGGTCGAAAGAAACAACTAAAACAGAGGCGATTGGTTTCACGGTGAAAACAGAGGTTCCACCACAAGCTGCTGCCGTGTCTACTCCTCGTTTCCGTGACCGTTCTACTCTCTCATGCACTCATTGTCGTCGTCAAGGACACGACGTGTCCGAATGCTTTCAACTCCACGGGTATCTAGAGTGGTTCTTTGAACAAAAAGGTGGCCCTCGCTCCGACAACAGCCAACCTAATCGGTCTGTTCAACGTGGTGGTCGCCCGACCAGGGGTTCTAGTCGCGGCCGAGGACATGTCAACACAGCTCGTGTGGTGCCTTCTTCCGACTCTGGCAACAACCAAATTACGCAACTAATCAACCTGCTCGAAGCTCAACGCTCCAATACCTCTTCTGAAAAACTGTCTGGTAAAACTCACTTAACCGATGTTGTTTTAGATACTGGCGCCTCTCATCACATGACTGGTGATCTTTCTATTTTGGTGGATGTGGTTGACATTATCCCTTCACCGGTTACTAAACCTGATGGGCAACCATCTCGTGCTACTAAGTGTGGTTCTCTTCCATTGAGCTCAGCCTACCTGCTGACTGATGTGTTGTTTGTTCCAGATTTTAATTGCAGTTTAATCTCAGTCTCTAAACTCCTCAAACAAACTGGCTCCATTGGTATATTTACTGACACATTGTGCTTCTTGCAGGACCATTTTTCGAGGACTTTGACTGGAGCAGGTGAAGAGCGTGAGGGAGTGTACTATTTTACGGGAGTATTGGCATCAAGGTCTCCCAAAATTGTCGGCGCATCATCTTTCATCGAGTGCTTTGTGGCATCAAAGGCTTGGTCATCCTTCTCCTggtgttttagtttctttatctGA